A window of Blastocatellia bacterium contains these coding sequences:
- a CDS encoding TIGR03960 family B12-binding radical SAM protein — protein sequence MNNVSSYRAALDAILPTIEKPVRYVGGEWNSINKNKQEVKAHIALCFPDTYEIGMSHLGLKILYSVLNKNNDVYAERVYTPWLDMEKALRSAKLPLASIESFTPLNEFDIVGFSLQYEMTYTNILTMLDLGQIPIRAEERKETDPLVIGGGPCVFSPEPIADFFDFLLIGEGEELLVEFIDLYTKLKTKNLSRKDLIAQLAELKGVYAPGLYEAVIPNYHGLQIIQPKADSNPPFPIIRRYVEDINKYPFPSDSPVPFTDVVHDRMAVEIARGCVDGCRFCQAGTIYRPVRERTPESIIESITGGLKDGGYDEASLTSLSTADYTCLTPVLKQLNKTLDPERVSLSVSSLRASGITEDLSREIAKVRTTGFTIAPEAGTQRMRDVINKNVTEEDVLRSCRIAFSYGWSQIKLYFMIGLPTETEEDVIGIAELGNKVKQLGRTMGVNVKVTVSASCFVPKPQTPFQWCRMNSLAELYAKQDLLREKCHRYRLNFKTHNAKLSQLECVMARGDRRIGQVIETAWQMGARFDGWDEHFNYDLWMKAFERVGLDIKETLEDLPVRLSDGGFAQLPWDHIDSLVEKKFLAIEYEKGIKAKIAPPCGFPIRIIDGRPTAIPPSFEDFEQLEKKPLLCFNCGVACDLPAMRKDLIKAKELNQEYRIAKEANLNAVTNEVEEFDQSLLEVVRSDVPVNSPTKLHQLKANKSKQVEKQYRYRASYTKLEVVQYLSHLDLVKALPRGFKRAGIQLSYSQGFHPMPLISYGPALAVGMVGEDEYLDFVSPEILVAKDFLEKINQVMPIGLKFTALVVLAETSPSLAKLINSAEYKVNLQAPEILSALNQHIQQENFSVFDVSQELVNKFLSCDEFLVTRNRKNRSQSVDLKKYVKNLRFEKTLNDNFLVMTLAITNQGGAKPVEIVSSIYGVDETQQATLQSRIKRSRLYAEIDGQEKSLLEVI from the coding sequence ATGAATAATGTTTCTTCTTATCGAGCAGCTTTAGACGCAATTTTACCAACTATAGAAAAGCCTGTTCGTTATGTTGGCGGTGAATGGAATTCTATCAATAAAAATAAACAAGAAGTTAAAGCGCATATAGCTCTTTGTTTTCCAGATACTTACGAAATAGGAATGTCCCACCTAGGATTAAAAATCCTTTATTCTGTCCTAAATAAAAATAATGATGTTTATGCTGAACGAGTTTATACACCCTGGCTAGATATGGAAAAAGCCTTGCGTTCAGCTAAATTACCACTAGCCTCAATAGAAAGTTTTACTCCCTTAAATGAATTTGATATTGTTGGGTTTTCCCTTCAATATGAAATGACTTATACTAACATATTGACCATGTTGGATTTAGGACAAATTCCAATTAGAGCAGAAGAGCGTAAAGAAACCGATCCTTTAGTTATTGGCGGCGGCCCTTGTGTTTTTAGTCCAGAACCAATTGCAGATTTTTTTGACTTTCTTTTAATTGGAGAAGGTGAAGAGTTATTAGTTGAATTTATTGATCTTTATACTAAATTAAAAACAAAAAATCTTTCCCGTAAAGATTTAATTGCCCAATTAGCTGAATTAAAAGGCGTATATGCTCCAGGACTCTATGAAGCAGTTATACCAAACTATCATGGGTTGCAAATTATTCAACCAAAAGCAGATAGTAATCCTCCATTCCCTATAATACGCCGTTATGTAGAAGATATAAATAAGTATCCTTTCCCTAGTGATTCACCAGTTCCTTTTACTGATGTAGTACATGATCGAATGGCTGTAGAAATTGCACGCGGTTGTGTAGATGGTTGTCGCTTTTGCCAAGCAGGTACTATTTACCGTCCTGTTCGTGAACGTACTCCAGAATCTATTATAGAAAGCATTACAGGTGGATTAAAAGATGGTGGTTATGATGAAGCTAGCTTAACTTCTTTATCTACGGCTGATTACACTTGTTTAACTCCTGTATTAAAGCAATTAAATAAAACCCTTGATCCAGAAAGAGTATCTTTATCAGTTTCATCTCTACGGGCCTCAGGTATAACAGAAGACCTTTCACGGGAAATTGCTAAAGTACGAACTACAGGTTTTACTATCGCGCCAGAAGCAGGTACACAAAGAATGCGCGATGTAATTAATAAAAATGTAACAGAAGAAGACGTTTTACGTAGTTGTCGAATAGCTTTTTCTTATGGTTGGAGTCAAATTAAGCTCTATTTTATGATTGGGCTACCAACAGAAACAGAAGAAGACGTAATTGGTATTGCTGAGTTAGGCAATAAAGTAAAACAATTAGGTAGAACAATGGGGGTAAATGTCAAAGTAACTGTCTCTGCCTCTTGTTTTGTTCCAAAGCCCCAAACCCCTTTCCAATGGTGTAGAATGAACTCTTTAGCAGAGTTATATGCTAAACAAGATTTACTAAGAGAAAAATGTCATCGTTATCGTCTTAATTTCAAAACACATAATGCAAAGCTTTCGCAACTTGAATGTGTTATGGCTCGCGGAGATCGTCGTATTGGACAAGTAATTGAAACTGCTTGGCAAATGGGCGCACGTTTTGATGGTTGGGATGAGCATTTTAATTATGATTTATGGATGAAAGCCTTTGAAAGAGTAGGACTAGATATAAAAGAAACACTTGAAGATCTACCTGTTAGATTGTCAGATGGCGGTTTTGCTCAACTTCCTTGGGATCACATAGACTCTTTAGTAGAAAAGAAATTTCTTGCTATTGAATATGAAAAAGGAATTAAAGCAAAAATTGCCCCACCATGTGGTTTTCCCATACGTATTATTGATGGGCGGCCTACTGCAATACCTCCTTCTTTTGAAGACTTTGAACAATTAGAAAAGAAACCTTTGCTTTGTTTTAATTGTGGTGTTGCTTGTGATTTACCTGCTATGCGTAAGGACTTGATTAAGGCTAAAGAGTTAAATCAAGAATATCGTATTGCAAAAGAAGCTAACTTAAATGCTGTAACTAATGAAGTAGAAGAATTTGACCAATCCTTACTAGAAGTTGTTCGGAGTGATGTACCCGTTAATTCACCAACAAAGTTACACCAACTAAAAGCTAATAAATCTAAGCAAGTTGAAAAACAATATCGCTATCGTGCTTCTTATACAAAACTTGAAGTTGTGCAATACCTCTCACACTTGGATTTAGTTAAAGCCTTACCTAGAGGTTTTAAGCGTGCAGGTATTCAACTATCTTATAGTCAAGGCTTTCACCCTATGCCATTAATTTCTTATGGCCCGGCCTTAGCTGTAGGTATGGTTGGAGAAGATGAATATTTAGATTTTGTCTCACCTGAAATTTTAGTAGCAAAGGATTTTTTAGAAAAAATTAACCAAGTTATGCCTATAGGTCTAAAGTTTACTGCTTTAGTTGTACTAGCGGAAACTTCACCTTCTTTGGCAAAACTAATTAACTCGGCTGAATATAAAGTTAATCTTCAAGCTCCAGAAATTCTCTCAGCACTAAATCAGCATATTCAGCAAGAAAATTTTTCAGTTTTTGATGTAAGTCAAGAACTTGTTAATAAATTTTTATCTTGTGATGAATTTTTAGTCACACGTAACCGTAAAAATCGCTCTCAAAGTGTTGATTTGAAAAAATATGTTAAAAATCTTCGTTTTGAAAAAACTTTAAATGATAATTTCCTGGTCATGACACTAGCTATAACTAATCAAGGCGGTGCCAAACCTGTAGAAATTGTTAGTTCAATTTATGGAGTAGATGAAACTCAACAGGCTACTTTGCAAAGCCGTATAAAACGCAGCCGCCTTTATGCAGAAATTGATGGACAAGAAAAGTCTTTGCTAGAGGTTATTTAA
- the rodA gene encoding rod shape-determining protein RodA, whose product MIALRETRRWRDFDWLLLMAVFGLLALGTTEIYSSVPSTGTIYKDFWFKQVIAIAVGLTAFTFVVLVDYRRIYNYIPQIYVGALLLLVAVLIFGHEVKGQKNWINFGPMSLQPSELAKIAVILALSRYLSPLRKGNLPWKDVGVACVITAIPMGLIMLQPDTGSALTFIPVLALLLFMSGFNLKLIIATAVTVLVVTPLAYVHVLKPHVLKNYQIMRIEAILNPDLFEQPEFRREYGYQTMQSVIAVGSGGVTGTGITKGTQSRLGFLPEHHTDFIASVLAEEMGFVGSISALLLYLFIIMRSIGLAERSRDRFGMLIILGFTGLIFFHVVVNIGMVVGLLPIIGITLPLMSYGGSSVLSMMILIGLVININLRRFAN is encoded by the coding sequence ATGATTGCATTAAGAGAGACTCGAAGATGGCGTGATTTTGATTGGTTGTTGCTAATGGCGGTTTTTGGTTTGTTAGCTTTAGGGACTACAGAAATTTATAGTTCCGTACCAAGTACAGGTACAATCTATAAAGACTTTTGGTTTAAGCAAGTTATTGCAATTGCTGTTGGTTTGACTGCGTTTACATTTGTAGTCCTTGTAGATTACAGACGTATTTATAATTATATCCCACAAATTTATGTTGGAGCTTTGTTACTTTTAGTTGCAGTTTTAATCTTTGGGCATGAAGTAAAAGGGCAAAAAAACTGGATAAATTTTGGCCCTATGTCGCTTCAGCCGTCCGAGTTAGCTAAAATTGCAGTAATTTTAGCTCTATCTCGTTATCTTTCACCACTTCGCAAAGGTAATTTACCTTGGAAGGATGTTGGAGTTGCTTGCGTTATTACAGCTATTCCTATGGGATTAATTATGTTGCAGCCTGATACAGGTTCAGCTTTAACTTTTATTCCTGTCCTAGCCTTACTGCTTTTTATGAGTGGTTTTAACTTAAAGTTAATAATTGCTACTGCTGTTACTGTTTTGGTTGTAACACCGTTAGCTTATGTACATGTACTAAAACCACATGTCTTAAAAAACTACCAAATAATGAGAATTGAAGCTATTCTTAACCCAGATTTATTTGAGCAACCCGAATTTCGCCGTGAATACGGTTATCAAACCATGCAATCTGTTATTGCTGTAGGATCGGGTGGAGTAACTGGAACAGGAATTACAAAAGGAACTCAAAGTCGACTTGGCTTTTTACCAGAGCATCACACAGACTTTATTGCTTCAGTCTTGGCTGAAGAGATGGGATTTGTTGGCAGTATTTCTGCACTTCTGTTATATTTGTTCATAATTATGCGTTCTATAGGTTTAGCTGAACGCTCCCGAGATCGATTTGGTATGTTAATCATACTAGGATTTACGGGCTTGATTTTCTTTCATGTGGTAGTAAATATTGGAATGGTTGTAGGTTTACTACCAATTATAGGTATTACGCTACCTTTAATGAGCTATGGTGGTTCTTCTGTTTTAAGTATGATGATTTTAATTGGTTTGGTTATTAATATAAACCTAAGACGTTTTGCCAATTAG